The following coding sequences are from one Mytilus trossulus isolate FHL-02 chromosome 8, PNRI_Mtr1.1.1.hap1, whole genome shotgun sequence window:
- the LOC134727719 gene encoding uncharacterized protein LOC134727719, with the protein MEQYIIRHPQGCARAGEDEQPTGLVTPETTQERTTTTNLNNGNVCICGKVCKNQRGLKIHMGKMKCKPNRSITQRTGQPGETEEEVVQDTNHSDHSLHVLYNEEDSMVEGNQQEKEGLDNNRQPQEPKRTPDTSENIRRKKVKWPNNKSKSEWQQFDEDVDAILNTTLAGNIDRKIESMTSFIYNIGMDRFGADEKEVVRREGQKNRRESKIAKMRKELRQLKKRYNQASEDEKPALSELRDTIRKKLKITRRAERTRKRRKKREKARAQFTSDPFQFTSRLLGKKGSGQLKASKEEVEEYLREMHSDPKREDELPDIEQLIRPEDPEQVFDESPPKLKEVVDVIKKGRAASAPGPNGVPYKVYKNCQRITRRLWKLIRVIWRRGRLAESWHKAEGCFIPKEEKSETLKQFRTISLLNVEGKIFLAILAKRMTNYMLSNEYIDIAVQKGGVPGVSGCIEHTSVLSQIIREAKDSKGELAVVWLDLANAYGTVPHKLVELMLERYHVPYGVRELIREYFNHLQLRFTVGDFTTSWQRLEVGIVTGCTISVILFSAAMNMIVKSVEKKSRGPWMKSGVRQPPGRAFMDDMTISTKTVIEARWTLQELDKMITWARMKVKPSKSRSLVVKNGKVKEERFKIGDEIIPTVSEKPVKCLGKWFNNTLSDKLNVEDTYKQLDDWLKAVDKSGLPGKYKAWIYQHGILPRLLWPLLVYDVPMTTVEGMERISNSYSRRWLGVPRSFSSVGLYSLGTKLQLPLKSITEEFKVTKVRQHLTLKNSRDEKVRSAKVEIRTGRKWSTKKTIEDAESRLKHSEIVGRVAVGRQGLDVTPTAKWRTATVEKKTSGTERGTINGRRK; encoded by the coding sequence ATGGAACAATATATAATAAGACACCCCCAAGGTTGTGCGAGAGCGGGGGAGGATGAGCAACCTACAGGATTGGTAACACCGGAAACAACACAGGAACGAACAACGACTACGAATTTGAACAACGGAAATGTATGCATCTGTGGGAAAGTTTGCAAGAACCAACGAGGTCTGAAGATACATATGGGAAAGATGAAATGCAAGCCAAATCGGAGCATAACACAACGCACAGGGCAACCTGGTGAGACGGAGGAGGAGGTGGTTCAGGATACAAACCACAGCGACCACAGCCTCCATGTGTTGTACAATGAGGAGGACAGCATGGTAGAGGGGAATCAACAGGAAAAGGAGGGCTTAGACAACAACAGACAGCCACAAGAGCCAAAAAGAACACCAGACACAAGTGAGAACATAAGAAGAAAGAAAGTAAAATGGCCcaacaataaaagtaaaagtgAATGGCAACAGTTTGATGAGGATGTGGATGCAATTTTGAACACAACATTGGCAGGTAACATAGACAGGAAGATAGAATCAATGACATCATTTATTTACAACATAGGTATGGACAGATTTGGTGCAGATGAGAAAGAGGTGGTGAGGCGAGAGGGTCAAAAGAACAGAAGAGAATCCAAAATAGCAAAGATGAGGAAAGAACTAAGGCAACTTAAGAAAAGATATAATCAGGCATCAGAGGATGAAAAACCAGCATTATCTGAGCTGAGGGACACCATCAGGAAGAAACTCAAGATCACAAGGAGAGCAGAGAGAACTAGGAAAAGGAGGAAAAAGAGAGAGAAAGCAAGAGCTCAATTTACATCAGATCCTTTCCAATTTACATCAAGATTGTTGGGGAAGAAAGGATCAGGACAACTAAAAGCTAGTAAAGAGGAAGTAGAAGAATATTTAAGAGAAATGCACAGTGATCCAAAAAGGGAAGATGAACTCCCAGATATAGAACAACTTATACGCCCGGAGGATCCAGAGCAGGTTTTTGATGAATCACCACCAAAGTTGAAAGAGGTAGTAGATGTTATCAAGAAAGGAAGGGCAGCATCAGCACCAGGTCCAAATGGAGTACCATATAAGGTATACAAGAACTGTCAGAGAATTACAAGACGTCTATGGAAGTTAATAAGAGTCATCTGGAGAAGAGGTCGACTAGCAGAGAGTTGGCACAAGGCAGAAGGGTGCTTTATACCAAAGGAAGAGAAGTCAGAGACATTAAAACAGTTTAGAACCATCTCACTGTTAAATGTAGAAGgaaagatatttcttgctattctTGCTAAAAGGATGACAAACTACATGCTGAGCAACGAGTACATTGACATTGCAGTACAGAAAGGAGGGGTACCAGGTGTATCAGGCTGCATTGAACATACAAGCGTATTATCACAGATAATCCGAGAAGCGAAAGATTCAAAGGGAGAGCTCGCAGTTGTCTGGCTGGATTTAGCGAATGCATATGGGACAGTACCACACAAGTTAGTTGAGTTGATGCTGGAGAGATACCATGTACCTTACGGTGTAAGAGAGCTGATAAGAGAGTACTTCAACCATCTGCAGCTGAGATTTACCGTTGGGGATTTTACAACATCATGGCAACGTTTAGAAGTGGGAATAGTGACAGGATGCACGATATCTGTCATCCTTTTCTCCGCAGCAATGAATATGATTGTGAAGTCAGTAGAGAAGAAGAGCAGAGGTCCATGGATGAAGTCAGGAGTACGGCAACCACCAGGAAGAGCATTCATGGATGATATGACAATAAGCACAAAGACAGTTATCGAAGCCAGGTGGACACTACAAGAGCTTGATAAGATGATCACCTGGGCAAGAATGAAAGTGAAGCCTAGCAAATCCAGAAGTTTGGTAGTGAAGAATGGTAAAGTCAAGGAGGAAAGGTTTAAAATAGGAGACGAAATAATACCAACAGTCTCAGAGAAGCCAGTTAAGTGTCTCGGAAAATGGTTCAACAACACCTTGTCAGATAAGTTGAATGTGGAAGATACATATAAGCAGTTGGACGACTGGTTAAAGGCAGTAGATAAGAGTGGACTACCAGGAAAGTACAAGGCATGGATCTACCAGCATGGGATATTGCCTCGGCTGCTGTGGCCACTTCTTGTGTATGATGTACCAATGACAACGGTAGAGGGAATGGAAAGAATATCAAACAGTTATTCACGTAGATGGCTTGGAGTACCACGCAGTTTCAGCAGTGTGGGCCTATACAGTTTAGGAACCAAGTTACAGCTACCACTCAAGTCAATCACTGAGGAATTCAAGGTGACCAAGGTTAGACAACATCTGACGTTAAAAAACAGCAGGGATGAGAAAGTACGATCAGCAAAAGTAGAAATAAGAACTGGAAGGAAGTGGTCAACAAAGAAGACGATAGAAGATGCTGAGTCACGATTAAAACACAGTGAGATAGTGGGCAGAGTTGCAGTTGGAAGACAGGGGCTGGATGTTACACCTACAGCAAAATGGAGAACAGCAACAGTGGAAAAAAAGACATCTGGTACAGAAAGAGGTACGATCAATGGAAGAAGAAAGTAG
- the LOC134727717 gene encoding uncharacterized protein LOC134727717, translating to MEQYIIRHPQGCARAGEDEQPTGLVTPETTQERTTTTNLNNGNVCICGKVCKNQRGLKIHMGKMKCKPNRSITQRTGQPGETEEEVVQDTNHSDHSLHVLYNEEDSMVEGNQQEKEGLDNNRQPQEPKRTPDTSENIRRKKVKWPNNKSKSEWQQFDEDVDAILNTTLAGNIDRKIESMTSFIYNIGMDRFGADEKEVVRREGQKNRRESKIAKMRKELRQLKKRYNQASEDEKPALSELRDTIRKKLKITRRAERTRKRRKKREKARAQFTSDPFQFTSRLLGKKGSGQLKASKEEVEEYLREMHSDPKREDELPDIEQLIRPEDPEQVFDESPPKLKEVVDVIKKGRAASAPGPNGVPYKVYKNCQRITRRLWKLIRVIWRRGRLAESWHKAEGCFIPKEEKSETLKQFRTISLLNVEGKIFLAILAKRMTNYMLSNEYIDIAVQKGGVPGVSGCIEHTSVLSQIIREAKDSKGELAVVWLDLANAYGTVPHKLVELMLERYHVPYGVRELIREYFNHLQLRFTVGDFTTSWQRLEVGIVTGCTISVILFSAAMNMIVKSVEKKSRGPWMKSGVRQPPGRAFMDDMTISTKTVIEARWTLQELDKMITWARMKVKPSKSRSLVVKNGKVKEERFKIGDEIIPTVSEKPVKCLGKWFNNTLSDKLNVEDTYKQLDDWLKAVDKSGLPGKYKAWIYQHGILPRLLWPLLVYDVPMTTVEGMERISNSYSRRWLGVPRSFSSVGLYSLGTKLQLPLKSITEEFKVTKVRQHLTLKNSRDEKVRSAKVEIRTGRKWSTKKTIEDAESRLKHSEIVGRVAVGRQGLDVTPTAKWRTATVEKKTSGTE from the coding sequence ATGGAACAATATATAATAAGACACCCCCAAGGTTGTGCGAGAGCGGGGGAGGATGAGCAACCTACAGGATTGGTAACACCGGAAACAACACAGGAACGAACAACGACTACGAATTTGAACAACGGAAATGTATGCATCTGTGGGAAAGTTTGCAAGAACCAACGAGGTCTGAAGATACATATGGGAAAGATGAAATGCAAGCCAAATCGGAGCATAACACAACGCACAGGGCAACCTGGTGAGACGGAGGAGGAGGTGGTTCAGGATACAAACCACAGCGACCACAGCCTCCATGTGTTGTACAATGAGGAGGACAGCATGGTAGAGGGGAATCAACAGGAAAAGGAGGGCTTAGACAACAACAGACAGCCACAAGAGCCAAAAAGAACACCAGACACAAGTGAGAACATAAGAAGAAAGAAAGTAAAATGGCCcaacaataaaagtaaaagtgAATGGCAACAGTTTGATGAGGATGTGGATGCAATTTTGAACACAACATTGGCAGGTAACATAGACAGGAAGATAGAATCAATGACATCATTTATTTACAACATAGGTATGGACAGATTTGGTGCAGATGAGAAAGAGGTGGTGAGGCGAGAGGGTCAAAAGAACAGAAGAGAATCCAAAATAGCAAAGATGAGGAAAGAACTAAGGCAACTTAAGAAAAGATATAATCAGGCATCAGAGGATGAAAAACCAGCATTATCTGAGCTGAGGGACACCATCAGGAAGAAACTCAAGATCACAAGGAGAGCAGAGAGAACTAGGAAAAGGAGGAAAAAGAGAGAGAAAGCAAGAGCTCAATTTACATCAGATCCTTTCCAATTTACATCAAGATTGTTGGGGAAGAAAGGATCAGGACAACTAAAAGCTAGTAAAGAGGAAGTAGAAGAATATTTAAGAGAAATGCACAGTGATCCAAAAAGGGAAGATGAACTCCCAGATATAGAACAACTTATACGCCCGGAGGATCCAGAGCAGGTTTTTGATGAATCACCACCAAAGTTGAAAGAGGTAGTAGATGTTATCAAGAAAGGAAGGGCAGCATCAGCACCAGGTCCAAATGGAGTACCATATAAGGTATACAAGAACTGTCAGAGAATTACAAGACGTCTATGGAAGTTAATAAGAGTCATCTGGAGAAGAGGTCGACTAGCAGAGAGTTGGCACAAGGCAGAAGGGTGCTTTATACCAAAGGAAGAGAAGTCAGAGACATTAAAACAGTTTAGAACCATCTCACTGTTAAATGTAGAAGgaaagatatttcttgctattctTGCTAAAAGGATGACAAACTACATGCTGAGCAACGAGTACATTGACATTGCAGTACAGAAAGGAGGGGTACCAGGTGTATCAGGCTGCATTGAACATACAAGCGTATTATCACAGATAATCCGAGAAGCGAAAGATTCAAAGGGAGAGCTCGCAGTTGTCTGGCTGGATTTAGCGAATGCATATGGGACAGTACCACACAAGTTAGTTGAGTTGATGCTGGAGAGATACCATGTACCTTACGGTGTAAGAGAGCTGATAAGAGAGTACTTCAACCATCTGCAGCTGAGATTTACCGTTGGGGATTTTACAACATCATGGCAACGTTTAGAAGTGGGAATAGTGACAGGATGCACGATATCTGTCATCCTTTTCTCCGCAGCAATGAATATGATTGTGAAGTCAGTAGAGAAGAAGAGCAGAGGTCCATGGATGAAGTCAGGAGTACGGCAACCACCAGGAAGAGCATTCATGGATGATATGACAATAAGCACAAAGACAGTTATCGAAGCCAGGTGGACACTACAAGAGCTTGATAAGATGATCACCTGGGCAAGAATGAAAGTGAAGCCTAGCAAATCCAGAAGTTTGGTAGTGAAGAATGGTAAAGTCAAGGAGGAAAGGTTTAAAATAGGAGACGAAATAATACCAACAGTCTCAGAGAAGCCAGTTAAGTGTCTCGGAAAATGGTTCAACAACACCTTGTCAGATAAGTTGAATGTGGAAGATACATATAAGCAGTTGGACGACTGGTTAAAGGCAGTAGATAAGAGTGGACTACCAGGAAAGTACAAGGCATGGATCTACCAGCATGGGATATTGCCTCGGCTGCTGTGGCCACTTCTTGTGTATGATGTACCAATGACAACGGTAGAGGGAATGGAAAGAATATCAAACAGTTATTCACGTAGATGGCTTGGAGTACCACGCAGTTTCAGCAGTGTGGGCCTATACAGTTTAGGAACCAAGTTACAGCTACCACTCAAGTCAATCACTGAGGAATTCAAGGTGACCAAGGTTAGACAACATCTGACGTTAAAAAACAGCAGGGATGAGAAAGTACGATCAGCAAAAGTAGAAATAAGAACTGGAAGGAAGTGGTCAACAAAGAAGACGATAGAAGATGCTGAGTCACGATTAAAACACAGTGAGATAGTGGGCAGAGTTGCAGTTGGAAGACAGGGGCTGGATGTTACACCTACAGCAAAATGGAGAACAGCAACAGTGGAAAAAAAGACATCTGGTACAGAATGA